In Pedobacter africanus, a single window of DNA contains:
- a CDS encoding inorganic diphosphatase: protein MDTVTVIIETPKGSGQKYDYDPQTGKMKLKKVMPLGLVFPFDFGFIPGTVGGDGDPLDVLVVSEVSAFSGCVMDCRIIGAFKVVQEERNGERMRNDRLIAIPEVSQRYAEVTALRNLNKGIVEQAIAFFTSYNAQAGKKFSVLEKLSASKAFQLIEKSRKDLPMDRLVEIFLPLRDGSGQVFPKQLYDGIREELTTKFGGLTEYSRQPAKGFWKPDEGTAEQDELLVFEVMCVEIDAEFWDKLKLRLLKMFKQESLIIRSSKVELR from the coding sequence ATGGACACAGTGACTGTAATCATTGAAACGCCCAAGGGCAGCGGCCAGAAGTATGACTACGATCCGCAGACGGGAAAGATGAAGCTGAAAAAGGTGATGCCGCTGGGTTTGGTATTTCCTTTTGATTTCGGCTTCATTCCGGGAACAGTTGGGGGTGATGGTGATCCGCTGGATGTGCTGGTAGTATCTGAGGTTTCGGCTTTTTCGGGTTGTGTGATGGATTGCAGGATAATTGGTGCATTTAAGGTTGTCCAAGAGGAACGTAATGGTGAGCGGATGCGAAACGATAGGCTGATCGCTATTCCTGAAGTGTCCCAGCGTTACGCGGAGGTGACTGCTTTAAGAAATCTTAACAAAGGTATTGTAGAACAGGCAATAGCTTTCTTTACCAGTTACAATGCGCAGGCCGGTAAGAAATTTAGTGTGCTGGAAAAGTTAAGTGCGAGCAAAGCTTTCCAACTCATTGAAAAAAGTCGGAAGGATTTACCCATGGACCGGCTGGTGGAAATTTTCCTGCCTTTGCGGGATGGCAGTGGCCAGGTATTCCCTAAACAACTGTATGATGGGATTCGTGAGGAGCTGACGACCAAGTTTGGAGGCTTAACTGAATATTCCAGGCAGCCGGCTAAGGGTTTCTGGAAACCTGATGAGGGCACAGCTGAGCAGGATGAACTGTTGGTGTTTGAAGTGATGTGTGTTGAAATAGATGCTGAATTCTGGGATAAGCTGAAGCTGAGACTGCTCAAAATGTTTAAACAGGAATCGCTCATCATCAGGTCTTCTAAAGTCGAACTCCGGTAA
- a CDS encoding TonB-dependent receptor plug domain-containing protein: MTKFYVTAVFLFALLFCGSTAFSQTAAPTKIVCYATPPPQGPLYVLVFKKKTRYTMDGKVIGSIVNPNTIKSINIQKDAKATAIYGSRAANGVVIIEIDKKHARKEYNRLKPHLDKF, from the coding sequence ATGACGAAATTCTATGTAACTGCCGTTTTTTTATTTGCACTTTTATTTTGTGGAAGTACAGCCTTCTCTCAAACAGCTGCTCCTACAAAGATCGTATGTTATGCAACACCTCCACCCCAGGGGCCATTGTATGTTCTTGTTTTCAAGAAAAAGACACGTTACACTATGGATGGCAAGGTGATAGGCAGTATCGTTAACCCAAACACCATAAAATCTATAAACATACAAAAAGACGCTAAAGCAACTGCTATATATGGTTCCAGGGCGGCAAATGGCGTGGTAATTATTGAGATTGATAAGAAACACGCCAGGAAGGAATATAATAGGCTTAAGCCTCACCTGGATAAGTTTTGA
- a CDS encoding type II CAAX endopeptidase family protein: protein MKNKALCVLRDVVTIAFLILFPHFVPLPFYSYAVICLLAIWFLLRKDGKTFGAIGLSKNGLTGKAVFIGVLSALVWVGFMQLIYIPVIKHLFTVPDYTEYNFIRGNASKLMMIIIAAWLIGGFYEEIVFRGYIQSLLRKRFTRHGLLWSIIVTSILFGLYHWQQDIFGVIAAGLGGLYWGLLYKKYADNLWVPILSHAIFDTVTLILIYTHRFGNFW from the coding sequence ATGAAGAATAAAGCACTGTGTGTCCTTAGAGATGTTGTAACAATAGCATTTCTCATTTTATTTCCCCATTTCGTTCCCTTGCCATTTTACTCGTATGCAGTTATCTGCCTGCTGGCAATATGGTTCCTTTTACGTAAGGATGGAAAAACGTTCGGTGCTATCGGACTCTCCAAAAATGGTTTAACTGGCAAAGCGGTTTTTATAGGAGTACTTTCAGCTTTAGTATGGGTTGGTTTTATGCAGCTTATTTATATCCCGGTAATAAAGCACTTGTTTACTGTCCCTGATTATACTGAATATAATTTTATAAGAGGCAATGCGTCAAAACTTATGATGATCATTATTGCTGCCTGGCTAATTGGTGGCTTCTATGAGGAAATTGTTTTTCGTGGATACATTCAATCACTGCTGCGTAAAAGGTTTACCAGGCACGGGCTGTTATGGAGTATAATTGTTACGAGTATACTGTTTGGCCTGTACCATTGGCAACAAGATATTTTCGGCGTTATTGCCGCTGGTTTGGGAGGTTTGTATTGGGGTTTACTCTATAAAAAATATGCTGATAACCTTTGGGTACCCATTCTTTCGCACGCCATTTTTGATACCGTTACACTGATTCTTATATACACACATAGGTTTGGAAATTTCTGGTAA